A single Bifidobacterium asteroides DNA region contains:
- a CDS encoding zinc-dependent metalloprotease, producing MDENAIHQWLIECFGPVQGELAWSQFSQLPESIRSQMAAQGADQLPKPAEVQALIQAFTAGGLNTPADMQAQADQGPINLVLAKNIALGRTRADQSDTAVTAEDGDRVARVMSEANLWLDTVCSFDPAPGQTEALTRAGWIEGSIDAWVQFASPVAQAVSEALTSVINQRFQGFGQGEISGMFAGPVPIPLPDNLKDPTTLMRLLGNTSFAMQLGQAAGELAKEVRGGFDQGIPLLKNPAGALIPQNIKAYAKSLELDLDEVTRYMALKEAAHARLYAAVPWLMPRFEALIGKYARGVSIDLDAVEDQLRDADQINPESIAGAINLSNVGIEDTPEQKEALHSLGDLLALVDGWVDCVVWNAGMAHLPHLEQLREMTRRERAVGGPAEQTFESLLGLHLHPKRLREAADLWERITAEEGVQGRDGHWSHPDLLPSLPVKVEGGQGGASTSADGQSEQKASTSATSVDWDAELDKLLNAEDKDSSADASDSDASNDQEHSDHEAPGNQKSAGTDPKDPDSGHPDQNNSDKGDSDGNQA from the coding sequence ATGGACGAGAATGCAATCCACCAATGGCTCATCGAGTGCTTCGGCCCGGTGCAGGGCGAGCTGGCCTGGAGTCAGTTCTCACAGCTGCCTGAGTCCATCCGCTCGCAGATGGCGGCCCAGGGAGCCGATCAGCTGCCCAAACCCGCCGAGGTTCAGGCCCTGATTCAGGCTTTCACGGCCGGAGGGCTGAACACGCCGGCTGACATGCAGGCCCAGGCCGACCAGGGGCCCATCAACCTTGTGCTGGCCAAGAACATCGCCCTGGGACGCACCAGGGCCGACCAGTCCGATACCGCCGTCACAGCCGAGGACGGCGACCGGGTGGCCCGGGTCATGAGCGAGGCCAACCTCTGGCTGGACACCGTCTGCTCCTTCGACCCCGCCCCAGGCCAGACCGAAGCCTTGACCCGTGCCGGATGGATCGAGGGCAGCATAGACGCCTGGGTCCAGTTCGCCTCGCCTGTGGCCCAGGCGGTCAGCGAGGCCCTGACCTCCGTCATAAACCAGCGCTTCCAAGGTTTCGGCCAGGGCGAGATTTCGGGGATGTTCGCCGGACCTGTGCCCATCCCCCTGCCCGACAATCTCAAGGATCCGACCACGCTGATGAGACTGCTGGGGAACACCTCATTCGCCATGCAGCTGGGGCAGGCCGCCGGCGAGCTGGCCAAGGAGGTCCGCGGAGGATTCGACCAGGGCATCCCGCTGCTGAAGAACCCCGCCGGAGCCCTTATACCGCAGAACATCAAGGCCTACGCCAAATCATTGGAACTGGATCTGGACGAGGTCACCCGTTACATGGCCCTCAAGGAGGCCGCCCACGCCCGGCTCTACGCCGCCGTCCCCTGGCTGATGCCGCGCTTCGAGGCCCTGATCGGCAAGTACGCCCGGGGGGTCTCCATCGACCTGGACGCGGTGGAGGATCAGCTGCGCGACGCCGACCAGATCAATCCCGAATCCATCGCCGGCGCCATCAACCTCAGCAATGTCGGCATCGAGGACACCCCTGAGCAGAAGGAGGCCCTGCACAGCCTGGGCGACCTGCTGGCCCTGGTGGACGGCTGGGTGGATTGCGTGGTCTGGAATGCCGGCATGGCCCACCTGCCCCACCTGGAGCAGCTGCGGGAGATGACCCGACGCGAGCGCGCCGTGGGGGGGCCGGCCGAGCAGACCTTCGAGTCCCTGCTGGGCCTGCATCTTCACCCCAAGCGGCTGCGCGAGGCCGCCGACCTCTGGGAGCGCATCACCGCCGAGGAGGGAGTCCAGGGCCGTGACGGCCACTGGTCCCATCCTGACCTGCTGCCTTCCCTGCCTGTCAAGGTCGAAGGCGGCCAGGGCGGAGCATCCACCTCTGCAGATGGGCAATCCGAGCAGAAGGCCTCCACTTCCGCCACCTCGGTGGACTGGGATGCCGAGCTGGACAAACTGCTGAATGCCGAAGACAAGGATTCCTCTGCCGACGCTTCCGATTCCGACGCTTCAAATGACCAGGAGCATTCAGACCACGAAGCCCCCGGCAATCAGAAAAGCGCCGGCACCGATCCCAAGGACCCCGACAGCGGTCACCCGGACCAGAACAACTCAGACAAGGGCGATTCGGACGGCAACCAAGCTTGA
- a CDS encoding YlbL family protein has translation MTLPHGKSDHCATGAPEKQIGTLGGPTRKMLAGGLLIILALLALFLPSPYTIETPGPTQDVLGSSKGSPVIKVKGGQVHHDKGRLLMTTVNARGIPGYPASNLDALVGWADPHATVLPQEAVVPPGQSVEEYRRQEQGDMHGSQKAASAHALAFLKARGYDVSGLQFSMRVADIGGPSAGLMYTLGAIDKITPEQETGGLTIAGTGTMDQKGRVGAIGGIQLKMLGARRDGATWFLAPAANCPQVAGHVPQGLRDVRVSTLDEAYKALVAIGHGQGEGLPRCTATKGR, from the coding sequence ATGACACTTCCGCACGGGAAATCGGATCACTGCGCCACAGGCGCACCCGAAAAGCAGATCGGGACGCTTGGCGGACCCACCCGCAAAATGCTGGCCGGCGGTCTTCTGATCATTCTGGCCCTCCTGGCGCTTTTCCTCCCCTCGCCATATACCATCGAGACGCCCGGACCCACCCAGGATGTGCTGGGAAGTTCAAAAGGCTCACCGGTCATCAAGGTCAAGGGCGGCCAGGTCCACCATGACAAGGGCCGTCTGCTGATGACCACGGTCAATGCCCGCGGAATCCCCGGTTATCCGGCCTCCAATCTGGATGCCCTGGTGGGCTGGGCCGACCCCCACGCCACGGTGCTTCCCCAGGAGGCCGTAGTGCCTCCCGGGCAGAGTGTGGAGGAGTACAGGCGCCAGGAGCAGGGTGATATGCACGGCTCCCAGAAGGCTGCCTCGGCCCATGCTCTGGCCTTCCTCAAGGCCCGGGGATATGACGTCTCAGGCCTGCAGTTCAGCATGAGGGTGGCCGACATCGGCGGTCCCTCGGCCGGGCTCATGTACACCCTGGGGGCCATCGACAAGATCACTCCGGAGCAGGAGACAGGCGGTCTGACCATCGCAGGTACCGGCACTATGGACCAGAAGGGACGGGTCGGTGCCATCGGCGGCATCCAGCTGAAGATGCTGGGCGCCAGGCGGGACGGCGCCACCTGGTTCCTGGCCCCGGCGGCTAATTGCCCACAGGTGGCGGGTCATGTGCCACAGGGACTGCGCGACGTGCGGGTATCCACCTTGGACGAGGCCTATAAGGCCCTGGTGGCCATCGGCCATGGCCAGGGGGAGGGGCTGCCCCGCTGCACAGCCACCAAGGGTAGGTAG
- a CDS encoding DUF3052 domain-containing protein, translating to MAETTTYTAEEFGFHPGDIVQEWMWDDDVDDGIRTRIEDLTGEELVDEDYDAAVDGVIIWWRDGDAEDDLADTIMDASAMVNKGAPFWVLTPKPGRPGASAPGVVSNAAKTAGMNALMPTTASKDWNATQLRAFGKGK from the coding sequence GTGGCTGAGACTACAACCTATACAGCGGAAGAGTTCGGTTTCCATCCCGGCGATATCGTTCAGGAATGGATGTGGGACGACGATGTCGACGACGGGATCCGGACCAGGATCGAGGATCTGACCGGCGAAGAGCTGGTGGACGAGGACTATGACGCAGCCGTGGATGGGGTCATCATCTGGTGGCGGGACGGCGATGCCGAGGACGATTTGGCAGATACCATCATGGATGCCTCGGCCATGGTCAACAAGGGTGCGCCGTTCTGGGTGCTGACCCCCAAACCCGGCAGACCTGGGGCATCGGCTCCAGGGGTCGTCTCCAATGCGGCCAAGACCGCGGGCATGAACGCCCTGATGCCCACCACCGCCAGCAAGGATTGGAACGCCACCCAGCTGCGGGCTTTCGGCAAGGGCAAGTAA